The following are from one region of the Catenulispora sp. EB89 genome:
- a CDS encoding DNA-3-methyladenine glycosylase I: protein MSEDVITGPDGVTRCAWAGGGDGDGNGDTAMSAYHDAVWGTPTVAPTALFEALTLGVFEVGMSWKVVFGKREGLRRAFRDFDAAAVAKMTGRDVDRLVGDASIIRSRAKIQATLDNARAMVSASPTLGELVQTYARQRRRAPRMLADVPTSTPDSEAFALVLKGQGYRFVGPTSVYAFMQNVGAVNDHVKGCFRAAGAG, encoded by the coding sequence ATGAGCGAGGACGTGATCACCGGCCCCGACGGCGTGACGCGATGCGCCTGGGCCGGCGGCGGTGACGGTGACGGCAACGGAGATACCGCGATGAGCGCCTACCACGACGCGGTCTGGGGCACGCCGACCGTGGCTCCGACCGCGCTGTTCGAGGCGCTGACGCTCGGCGTGTTCGAAGTGGGCATGAGCTGGAAGGTGGTGTTCGGCAAGCGCGAGGGCCTGCGGCGCGCGTTCCGGGACTTCGACGCCGCCGCCGTCGCGAAGATGACCGGCCGCGACGTGGACCGGCTGGTCGGCGACGCCTCGATCATCCGCAGCCGGGCCAAGATCCAGGCCACGCTCGACAACGCCCGCGCGATGGTCTCGGCCTCACCGACGCTGGGCGAGTTGGTGCAGACCTACGCCAGGCAGCGCCGCCGTGCGCCGCGGATGCTGGCCGATGTGCCGACGTCGACGCCGGACTCCGAAGCGTTCGCGCTGGTGCTGAAGGGGCAGGGCTACCGGTTCGTCGGGCCGACCAGCGTCTATGCGTTCATGCAGAACGTCGGGGCGGTCAACGACCACGTGAAGGGCTGCTTCCGGGCCGCCGGTGCCGGGTGA
- a CDS encoding FAD-dependent oxidoreductase gives MVDPGLVPGPGPHPHVPGSLPAAPLSRGQLDRVRALGSVQEVRAGTVLFAAGAPSYDLFVLLDGVAQVVDRKLGAGEVVLAAYGPGEFLGEIGMLLSEPARFTAVMVADGSVLRIPLPQVQALMANDVELSDVLLHAFLLRRAALVRRGVGVTLVGSRYDARTRLLTKFFARSRTAVNWIDLEVHREAEAVLAQMEVPVGDLPIVLVPGRPMMRNPTRAELAGALGLGTPPDTPQHSVCDLLVIGGGPAGLAAAVYGASEGLDTILIDAGAFGGQAGTSSRIENYLGFPAGLSGAELTTRAVLQAGKFGAVLRNNVRATSLTSHPDVHEVTCDDGSAIAAANVIIATGADYRELPLADGEQWEGSGVYYAATFAEARFCEDQPVAVIGGANSAGQAAMFLARTAREVHLLVRGDDLEHSMSRYLIDAVTSEPRITVHLRTEAVEAAGEGAISQLRIAERDAGEHGNGAHGSGEHGAGERDTEERDTGEQRWLPVCAVFVFIGAAPCTDWLDGQLARDRSGFLLTGRDLEHLPPEARAPFPYETSRPGVFAIGDVRGASVKRVAAAVGEGSAAVRMVFEQRQADRAEL, from the coding sequence GTGGTGGACCCCGGACTCGTACCCGGACCCGGACCGCACCCGCACGTTCCCGGCAGCCTCCCGGCCGCCCCGCTGAGCCGCGGCCAGCTCGACCGTGTCAGGGCTCTGGGATCGGTGCAGGAGGTTCGGGCCGGCACCGTGCTGTTCGCCGCCGGCGCTCCGTCCTACGACTTGTTCGTGCTGCTCGACGGAGTCGCGCAGGTCGTCGATCGCAAGCTCGGCGCCGGCGAGGTGGTGCTGGCGGCCTACGGGCCCGGCGAATTCCTCGGCGAGATCGGGATGCTGCTGAGCGAGCCGGCCCGCTTCACCGCGGTCATGGTCGCCGACGGCAGTGTGCTGCGAATCCCGCTGCCGCAGGTCCAGGCCCTGATGGCGAACGACGTCGAGCTCAGCGACGTCCTCCTGCACGCCTTCCTGCTGCGGCGGGCCGCGCTGGTGCGCCGGGGCGTCGGCGTCACGCTGGTCGGGTCCCGCTACGACGCGCGCACCCGACTGCTCACGAAGTTCTTCGCCCGCAGCCGGACTGCGGTGAACTGGATCGACCTGGAGGTCCACCGCGAGGCCGAGGCGGTGCTGGCGCAGATGGAGGTGCCGGTCGGGGACCTGCCGATCGTGCTGGTCCCGGGGCGTCCGATGATGCGCAACCCGACGCGCGCCGAGCTGGCCGGCGCGCTGGGCCTGGGCACCCCGCCGGACACGCCCCAACACAGCGTCTGCGACCTGCTGGTGATCGGCGGCGGCCCGGCGGGCCTGGCCGCCGCGGTCTACGGCGCCTCCGAGGGTCTGGACACCATCCTCATCGACGCCGGCGCGTTCGGGGGCCAGGCCGGGACGTCCTCCCGGATCGAGAACTACCTCGGGTTCCCCGCCGGGCTCTCCGGCGCGGAGCTCACCACGCGCGCGGTCCTGCAGGCCGGCAAGTTCGGGGCGGTGCTGCGGAACAACGTGCGGGCCACCAGCCTGACCAGCCACCCAGACGTCCACGAGGTGACCTGCGACGACGGCTCGGCGATCGCCGCGGCGAACGTCATCATCGCCACCGGCGCCGACTACCGGGAGCTGCCGCTGGCCGACGGCGAGCAGTGGGAGGGCTCAGGCGTCTACTACGCGGCGACGTTCGCCGAGGCGCGCTTCTGCGAGGACCAGCCGGTGGCCGTCATCGGCGGGGCGAACTCGGCCGGGCAGGCCGCGATGTTCCTGGCGCGCACCGCCCGCGAGGTCCACCTGCTGGTGCGCGGGGACGACCTGGAGCACTCGATGTCCCGCTACCTGATCGACGCGGTCACCTCCGAGCCGCGGATCACCGTCCACCTGCGGACCGAGGCGGTCGAGGCCGCCGGCGAGGGCGCGATCTCGCAGCTGCGGATCGCCGAGCGCGACGCTGGGGAGCACGGCAACGGGGCGCACGGCAGCGGAGAGCACGGCGCCGGGGAACGCGACACCGAGGAACGCGACACCGGGGAACAGCGCTGGCTGCCGGTGTGCGCGGTGTTCGTGTTCATCGGCGCCGCACCCTGCACCGACTGGCTGGACGGCCAACTCGCCCGCGACCGCTCCGGCTTCCTGCTCACCGGCCGCGACCTCGAGCACCTGCCGCCCGAGGCCCGCGCCCCGTTCCCCTACGAGACCAGCCGCCCGGGCGTCTTCGCCATCGGCGACGTCCGCGGCGCGTCGGTGAAGCGGGTCGCCGCGGCCGTCGGCGAGGGCTCGGCGGCGGTGCGGATGGTGTTCGAGCAGCGGCAGGCCGATCGGGCGGAGCTGTGA
- a CDS encoding alpha/beta hydrolase, which translates to MNGSSTPTVVLVHGAFADASGFGGVLRELHSSGIEAVAPPNPLRGLAFDAAAVADAVRAVDGPVVLVGHSYGGAVIGQASADLDKVTALVFLAAFGLDAGESCASVQGPFPPSLLAKTSTPTPYDAPGAPNGPDLYITSQFRETFCADVPVDVAAVMQATQRPLSLAALTENATAAGWKTKPSWYLVSRHDNAIPPDAERFMAQRMKATTEEIDGSHTAFIAQPVATAVFIRKALDG; encoded by the coding sequence ATGAACGGTTCGAGCACCCCCACGGTCGTCCTCGTGCACGGCGCGTTCGCCGACGCGTCCGGGTTCGGCGGCGTGCTCCGTGAGCTGCACTCCTCCGGCATCGAGGCCGTCGCCCCGCCGAACCCGCTGCGCGGCCTGGCCTTCGACGCCGCCGCGGTGGCCGACGCGGTGCGCGCCGTCGACGGGCCCGTCGTCCTGGTCGGCCATTCCTACGGCGGCGCGGTCATCGGCCAGGCCTCGGCGGACCTGGACAAGGTCACCGCCCTGGTGTTCCTGGCCGCGTTCGGCCTCGACGCCGGCGAGAGCTGCGCCAGCGTGCAGGGCCCCTTCCCGCCCTCGCTGCTGGCCAAGACCTCCACCCCGACGCCGTACGACGCCCCCGGCGCCCCGAACGGCCCGGACCTGTACATCACCAGCCAGTTCCGCGAAACGTTCTGCGCCGACGTCCCGGTCGACGTCGCGGCGGTCATGCAGGCCACGCAGCGCCCGCTGTCCCTGGCCGCGCTCACCGAGAACGCCACCGCCGCCGGCTGGAAGACCAAGCCGAGCTGGTACCTGGTATCCCGGCACGACAACGCGATCCCGCCGGACGCCGAGCGCTTCATGGCCCAGCGCATGAAGGCCACGACCGAGGAGATCGACGGCTCGCACACCGCGTTCATCGCCCAGCCGGTGGCCACCGCCGTGTTCATCCGGAAGGCGCTGGACGGCTGA
- the mraY gene encoding phospho-N-acetylmuramoyl-pentapeptide-transferase, with protein MRSVLYAAGFALALSLFGTPVAIKVLTRLGIGQQVRTDGVQAHLAKRGRPTMGGLVIVLATLLAYGFTHAVAWRSPTASGLLVLALMTGMAVVGGVDDLLKVFRGRSLGLRARAKLVGQWIGAVVFAVLALHFPDAHGYRPASAHISIVRDTALTIGPVLFVLWVGVLIAGASNGVNLADGADGLCAGACTIVFAAYVFIGVWQHGEACGNRWPAGAPAGCYPVRDPLDLAVIAAAIAGACFGFLWWNTFPTKIFMGDVGSLALGGALAGLAICTRTELLLVLLGGLFVMETVSVMLQVGYFKRTGGKRLFKMSPIHHHFELLGWSESQVVVRFWILCGVFVVAGIAVFYAGWTTVR; from the coding sequence ATGCGCAGCGTTCTCTACGCTGCCGGCTTCGCCCTGGCGTTGTCGCTGTTCGGCACGCCGGTGGCCATCAAGGTACTGACCCGGCTCGGGATCGGGCAGCAGGTCCGCACCGACGGAGTGCAGGCGCACCTGGCCAAGCGCGGACGGCCGACGATGGGCGGGCTCGTCATCGTGCTGGCGACGCTGCTCGCCTACGGCTTCACACACGCGGTCGCCTGGCGCTCGCCGACCGCCTCGGGCCTGCTGGTGCTGGCGCTGATGACCGGGATGGCGGTCGTCGGCGGCGTGGACGATCTGCTGAAGGTGTTCCGCGGCCGGTCCCTGGGGCTGCGCGCGCGGGCCAAGCTGGTCGGGCAGTGGATCGGCGCGGTCGTGTTCGCGGTGCTGGCGCTGCACTTCCCCGACGCGCACGGCTACCGTCCGGCCTCGGCGCACATCTCGATCGTCCGCGACACCGCGCTGACCATCGGGCCGGTGCTGTTCGTGCTCTGGGTCGGTGTGCTGATCGCCGGGGCGTCCAACGGCGTGAACCTTGCCGACGGTGCCGACGGGCTGTGCGCCGGGGCGTGCACGATCGTGTTCGCCGCGTACGTGTTCATCGGGGTCTGGCAGCACGGCGAGGCGTGCGGGAACCGGTGGCCGGCCGGCGCCCCGGCTGGCTGCTACCCGGTGCGCGACCCGCTGGACCTGGCCGTGATCGCCGCGGCGATCGCCGGGGCCTGCTTCGGGTTCCTGTGGTGGAACACCTTCCCGACGAAGATCTTCATGGGGGACGTCGGTTCGCTGGCCCTCGGCGGGGCGCTCGCCGGGTTGGCGATCTGCACGCGCACCGAGCTGCTGCTGGTGCTGCTCGGCGGGCTGTTCGTGATGGAGACGGTGTCGGTGATGCTGCAGGTGGGGTACTTCAAGCGCACCGGCGGCAAGCGGCTGTTCAAGATGTCCCCGATCCACCACCACTTCGAGCTGCTGGGCTGGTCGGAGTCGCAGGTGGTGGTGCGGTTCTGGATCCTGTGCGGGGTGTTCGTCGTGGCGGGGATCGCCGTGTTCTACGCCGGATGGACGACGGTGCGCTAG
- the bla gene encoding class A beta-lactamase, with translation MRRFQEQSVVRRIPTVAGAAGVARVAAVAASLGLVGASLTGCASAASTSPASPATTSNSATTTPPADNTGDPAAFTQLESRYHAQLGIYALDTGSGHSVAFQADQRFAFCSTIKALVAGELLRRETDAQLNQTVTYTAADLVDYSPVTSQHVKDGMSLTAVMTAAIEVSDNTALNLMLKQLSGPATMQAALRGMNDTTTNTDRDEPTVNTALPGDARDTSSPRALAEDLRTYVLGAALTPQRRTMLTSWLTANTTGGQYIRAGVPAGWKVADKTGSGDYGTRNDIAVVWPPQGAAPIVIAVLSHRDGKDANSADGLIADATKIALQRLG, from the coding sequence ATGAGGAGATTCCAGGAGCAGTCCGTGGTTCGCAGGATCCCGACGGTCGCGGGGGCCGCGGGAGTCGCGCGGGTCGCTGCGGTCGCGGCCTCGCTCGGCCTGGTCGGCGCGTCGCTGACGGGATGCGCGTCTGCGGCGTCCACCTCGCCGGCCTCGCCTGCAACTACTTCCAATTCAGCGACTACTACACCCCCAGCCGATAACACCGGCGACCCGGCAGCGTTCACCCAGCTAGAATCGCGCTACCACGCACAGCTCGGGATCTACGCCCTGGACACCGGATCCGGGCACTCCGTCGCGTTCCAGGCCGACCAGCGGTTCGCGTTCTGTTCAACGATCAAGGCCCTGGTGGCCGGTGAGCTGCTCCGCCGCGAGACGGACGCGCAGCTCAACCAGACCGTCACCTACACCGCCGCCGACCTGGTCGACTACTCCCCCGTCACGTCGCAGCACGTCAAGGACGGCATGAGCCTCACCGCGGTGATGACCGCGGCGATCGAGGTCAGCGACAACACCGCGCTGAACCTGATGCTCAAGCAGCTCAGCGGCCCCGCGACGATGCAGGCGGCGCTGCGCGGCATGAACGACACGACGACCAACACCGACCGCGACGAGCCAACGGTCAACACCGCACTGCCCGGCGACGCACGCGACACGAGCTCCCCACGCGCGCTGGCCGAGGACCTGCGCACCTACGTCCTCGGCGCCGCGCTGACACCGCAACGCCGCACGATGCTGACATCATGGCTCACCGCGAACACCACCGGCGGCCAGTACATCCGCGCCGGAGTACCCGCCGGCTGGAAGGTCGCCGACAAGACCGGCAGCGGCGACTACGGCACACGCAACGACATCGCCGTCGTATGGCCGCCGCAGGGCGCCGCGCCGATCGTGATCGCAGTGCTCTCCCACCGCGACGGCAAGGACGCGAACTCCGCCGACGGCCTCATCGCCGACGCTACGAAGATCGCCTTGCAGCGGCTCGGCTGA
- a CDS encoding LysR family transcriptional regulator: MDLVSACRIFTSVAERGSFTLGAAAEGIPQSVASRRVAALEKHFRQPLFDRTARRAVLTVFGQDMLGPAKRLVQYAETLEFHAAEAKLRPLTLAVPETCDVRRLAVLDAAAREAELALDIRSAGPEARAAWMRDKAVRAAVQAVPPDDALWVVPLGLASAPQTGPREATQGSSSPRRRPIRLETLRPSRTEPALRRVWIQPEDDVPHVRDVLQRAGHRAALLPAQISVAASLVTAVGAALRTGAFVLASADQARELGLAWRPIAEAASLARGYTVAAHVGDDAALIRTLVGVELARALGADESGDVDA, from the coding sequence GTGGACCTCGTCAGCGCCTGCCGCATCTTCACCAGCGTCGCCGAACGCGGCAGCTTCACGCTGGGCGCCGCCGCCGAGGGCATCCCGCAGTCGGTGGCCAGCCGCCGCGTGGCGGCGCTCGAGAAGCATTTCCGCCAGCCGCTGTTCGACCGCACGGCGCGCCGGGCCGTCCTCACGGTCTTCGGCCAGGACATGCTCGGGCCCGCCAAGCGGCTGGTGCAGTACGCCGAGACGCTCGAATTCCACGCTGCGGAGGCCAAGCTGCGGCCGCTGACCCTGGCCGTGCCCGAGACGTGCGACGTCCGGCGCCTGGCGGTGCTCGACGCGGCGGCGCGGGAAGCCGAGCTGGCTCTGGACATCCGCAGCGCGGGCCCGGAGGCGCGAGCGGCGTGGATGCGGGACAAGGCAGTGCGCGCCGCAGTGCAGGCGGTGCCTCCGGATGACGCGCTGTGGGTCGTCCCGCTCGGGCTGGCCTCGGCACCGCAGACCGGTCCGCGTGAAGCGACTCAGGGTTCGTCGTCCCCGCGCCGCCGCCCGATCCGGCTCGAAACGCTGCGGCCTTCGCGTACGGAGCCAGCTCTGCGCCGCGTCTGGATCCAACCCGAGGACGACGTCCCCCACGTCCGCGACGTGCTGCAACGCGCCGGACACCGCGCGGCGCTGCTGCCCGCGCAGATATCCGTCGCCGCGTCGCTGGTCACGGCGGTCGGCGCGGCCCTGCGCACCGGCGCCTTCGTCCTCGCCTCCGCCGACCAGGCGCGCGAGCTCGGCCTGGCCTGGCGGCCGATCGCCGAGGCCGCCTCGCTGGCGCGCGGCTACACCGTGGCCGCGCACGTCGGTGACGACGCGGCCCTCATCCGCACGCTTGTCGGCGTCGAACTCGCCCGCGCGCTGGGTGCCGACGAATCAGGGGACGTCGATGCGTGA
- a CDS encoding serine hydrolase, which yields MRDRELMAGLRDRLAEAGLLGSFLVRNLGTGQEIGLDPDVAYPIASLVKVPLAIAVLEAIRAGRLDGAQALELTPEPDKPQPPIGIGRFRHPARVAIDDLIYLAVAISDNAAADALFDLVPPSDVDRVLADAGVTGIAVRHPMRDILDVFGQPEELHLAHALAIGARTPGGGHPVAHLDVSRANVGTARAFADLLQRLWTPSAIHPDVAARARALMGDGMLQRRLGPDFISDATAWASKSGTLLNLRHDAGVVEHEDGESYAVVALTESTVPAAAQPAVDALIGRVARALHDQLREH from the coding sequence ATGCGTGACAGAGAACTGATGGCCGGACTGCGCGACCGGCTCGCCGAAGCCGGTCTGCTGGGCTCCTTCCTCGTGCGCAATCTGGGGACAGGACAGGAGATCGGGCTCGACCCGGACGTCGCCTATCCCATCGCCTCACTCGTCAAGGTGCCGCTCGCCATCGCGGTCCTGGAAGCGATCCGGGCAGGGCGGCTCGACGGCGCGCAAGCCCTCGAACTCACCCCCGAACCCGACAAGCCGCAGCCGCCGATCGGCATCGGCCGCTTCCGTCACCCCGCACGCGTCGCGATCGACGACCTGATCTACCTCGCGGTCGCCATCAGCGACAACGCCGCGGCTGACGCGCTGTTCGACCTGGTGCCGCCGAGTGACGTCGACCGCGTCCTCGCGGATGCCGGCGTCACGGGCATCGCCGTACGGCATCCGATGCGCGACATCCTCGACGTCTTCGGCCAGCCCGAGGAGCTGCACCTCGCGCATGCCCTGGCCATCGGCGCTCGTACGCCTGGCGGCGGCCACCCTGTCGCGCACCTCGATGTCTCGCGTGCCAACGTCGGCACCGCGCGTGCGTTCGCCGATCTGCTGCAACGATTGTGGACGCCGTCCGCGATCCATCCTGACGTGGCCGCGCGAGCCAGGGCCCTGATGGGCGACGGGATGCTGCAACGCCGCCTCGGCCCCGACTTCATCTCCGACGCGACCGCCTGGGCCTCCAAGTCCGGCACGCTGCTCAACCTGCGCCACGACGCGGGCGTCGTCGAACACGAAGACGGCGAGAGCTACGCGGTGGTCGCCCTGACCGAGTCGACCGTGCCGGCCGCGGCCCAGCCCGCCGTGGACGCGCTGATCGGCCGCGTGGCCCGCGCGCTGCACGACCAGCTCCGCGAGCACTGA
- a CDS encoding SigE family RNA polymerase sigma factor has product MADSEPRGFREYVAARRQGLLAVGYVLTGSQHGAEDLVQATLVKVWPRWNRVADAGDPDAYVRKAMLNTFLSWRRRDGGREIPSDDVAALPSSLSRPQPTADSGAGSALTGVLDRVVLRDLLRALPRRQRAVVVLRYYADLTEAQVAEAMGCSVGTVKSQHAKALATLRRHTPAEDR; this is encoded by the coding sequence ATGGCGGACAGCGAGCCACGGGGGTTTCGCGAGTACGTCGCCGCTCGCAGGCAGGGGCTGCTCGCGGTGGGCTACGTGCTCACCGGTTCGCAGCACGGGGCGGAGGACCTGGTGCAGGCCACGCTGGTGAAGGTGTGGCCGCGCTGGAACCGGGTCGCTGACGCCGGCGACCCGGACGCGTACGTGCGCAAGGCGATGCTGAACACGTTCCTGTCCTGGCGGCGCCGCGACGGCGGGCGTGAGATCCCCAGCGACGACGTCGCAGCATTGCCGTCCTCGCTCTCACGTCCGCAGCCGACGGCCGACTCCGGCGCGGGCAGCGCGCTGACCGGGGTGCTGGACCGGGTCGTGCTGCGGGATCTGCTGCGCGCGCTGCCCCGGCGGCAGCGCGCGGTGGTGGTGCTGCGGTACTACGCCGACCTCACCGAGGCGCAGGTCGCCGAGGCGATGGGGTGTTCGGTCGGGACCGTCAAGAGCCAGCACGCCAAAGCCCTGGCCACCCTCCGGCGCCACACGCCTGCCGAAGACCGATAG